Proteins encoded within one genomic window of Microbacterium sp. LKL04:
- a CDS encoding cation diffusion facilitator family transporter, producing MPVLRVTAVAEASRAGVLRRRIRWIVAATIAYNLIEAVVAVTAGTIASSAALIGFGLDSTIEVLSAAAVAWQFTRRDPERWERGTLRVIAVAFFALATYVTVSSVTALVLRTEPETSPIGIVLTAVSVLVMPFLSLAERRAGRQLGSATAVADSKQTLICTYLSAAVLVGLVANAAFGWWWADAVAGLVIAVFAVREGVEAWRGDACATSVGMLLEDEHDHHD from the coding sequence ATGCCGGTGCTGCGCGTGACGGCTGTCGCCGAGGCGTCGCGGGCCGGAGTGCTGCGTCGCCGCATCCGGTGGATCGTCGCCGCCACGATCGCGTACAACCTCATCGAGGCCGTGGTCGCGGTGACGGCGGGGACGATCGCCTCGTCCGCCGCGCTGATCGGGTTCGGGCTCGACTCGACCATCGAGGTGCTGTCGGCGGCCGCGGTGGCATGGCAGTTCACTCGACGTGACCCGGAGCGCTGGGAACGCGGGACCCTGAGGGTGATCGCCGTCGCGTTCTTCGCGCTCGCGACCTATGTCACCGTCTCGTCGGTGACGGCGCTGGTGCTCCGCACCGAGCCCGAGACCTCGCCGATCGGGATCGTCCTCACGGCGGTGAGCGTGCTGGTCATGCCGTTCCTCTCGCTCGCCGAGCGACGTGCCGGCCGGCAACTCGGCTCGGCGACGGCCGTGGCCGACTCGAAGCAGACCCTCATCTGCACCTACCTGTCGGCGGCGGTCCTCGTGGGTCTCGTGGCGAATGCCGCATTCGGCTGGTGGTGGGCGGATGCCGTCGCCGGTCTCGTCATCGCGGTATTCGCGGTGCGCGAGGGGGTCGAGGCCTGGCGCGGTGACGCGTGCGCGACCTCGGTGGGAATGCTGCTTGAGGACGAGCACGACCACCACGACTGA
- the cmtR gene encoding Cd(II)/Pb(II)-sensing metalloregulatory transcriptional regulator CmtR, translating to MLTLSSRLDVMNRLGRAMADPSRSRILLSLLERPGYPADLARDLELTRTNVSNHLACLRGCGLIVATPEGRRTRYDIADPHLTAGLAQLLDAVVAVDAGEECAIDGCRCCA from the coding sequence GTGCTGACCCTTTCTTCTCGCCTCGACGTCATGAACCGCTTGGGACGCGCGATGGCGGATCCGTCGCGCTCCCGCATCCTGCTGTCGCTCCTGGAGCGACCCGGATACCCCGCCGATCTCGCCCGCGACCTCGAGCTGACGCGGACCAATGTGTCCAACCACCTCGCCTGCCTGCGCGGCTGCGGCCTCATCGTCGCGACGCCCGAGGGTCGGCGCACGCGGTACGACATCGCCGATCCGCATCTGACCGCCGGGCTCGCACAGCTGCTCGACGCTGTCGTCGCGGTCGACGCCGGTGAAGAGTGCGCGATCGACGGATGCCGGTGCTGCGCGTGA
- a CDS encoding APC family permease, which produces MTNDTTAAPAQEKPGLKRAVGTWLLFAFIVGDTLGAGIYTLVGTMATDVGGVIWLPLLIALVVALLTAGTYAELITKYPHAGGAARYVDKAFGIPFLSFLVGFLMMASGITTAAALANAFAGDYFTALVDIPPIPVAITFIALLTLINLRGVKESLATNMVASMIEVSGLVIVIVVAAIVFGSGGGDPSRIFEFAPDVPPLEGAFAASIVAFFSFLGFEAAANMAEEVKNPSRAYPRALFGAILTAAVVYLLIAIGAVIVVEPTELATSTGPLLEVVTASGLAVPGWLFSLIALVAIANGALLFMVMASRVAYGLAENQLLPHAFGRVLPKRRTPWVAIIVVAGVTMLLTVVGDISTLANTTVLLLLLVFLTANVSVLVLKKDKVEHKHFSVPRIVPVLAIIASIVLLTQQEGPVWLATAGYVVVGTILFFIARYGRRRGDRKIAERTGSIPTV; this is translated from the coding sequence ATGACAAACGACACCACGGCTGCACCCGCCCAGGAGAAGCCCGGTCTGAAGCGCGCCGTCGGCACGTGGCTGCTGTTCGCCTTCATCGTCGGCGACACCCTCGGCGCCGGCATCTACACGCTCGTCGGCACGATGGCGACCGACGTCGGCGGCGTCATCTGGCTGCCGCTGCTGATCGCGCTCGTCGTCGCGCTGCTCACGGCCGGCACCTACGCCGAGCTCATCACGAAGTACCCGCACGCCGGAGGCGCCGCGCGCTACGTCGACAAGGCGTTCGGCATCCCGTTCCTGTCGTTCCTCGTCGGGTTCCTCATGATGGCCTCGGGCATCACGACGGCAGCCGCTCTCGCGAACGCCTTCGCCGGCGACTACTTCACCGCTCTGGTCGACATCCCGCCGATCCCCGTGGCCATCACGTTCATCGCCCTCCTCACCCTCATCAACCTGCGAGGTGTGAAGGAGTCGCTCGCCACGAACATGGTGGCCTCGATGATCGAGGTCTCGGGCCTGGTCATCGTGATCGTCGTCGCGGCGATCGTGTTCGGCAGCGGAGGCGGAGATCCGTCGCGCATCTTCGAATTCGCGCCGGACGTTCCCCCGCTCGAGGGGGCCTTCGCGGCATCCATCGTCGCCTTCTTCTCGTTCCTCGGTTTCGAGGCCGCCGCCAACATGGCTGAAGAAGTGAAGAATCCCTCCCGGGCGTACCCACGGGCGCTGTTCGGGGCGATCCTGACCGCGGCGGTCGTCTACCTGCTGATCGCGATCGGCGCCGTCATCGTCGTCGAGCCGACCGAGCTCGCGACCTCGACCGGTCCGCTGCTCGAGGTCGTCACCGCCAGTGGGCTCGCCGTCCCGGGGTGGCTCTTCAGCCTCATCGCCCTCGTCGCGATCGCCAACGGTGCGCTGCTGTTCATGGTGATGGCGAGCCGCGTCGCCTACGGTCTGGCCGAGAACCAGCTGCTGCCGCACGCGTTCGGCAGGGTGCTCCCGAAGCGGCGTACGCCGTGGGTCGCGATCATCGTCGTCGCCGGTGTCACGATGCTCCTCACGGTCGTCGGCGACATCTCGACGCTCGCCAACACGACCGTGCTGCTCCTGCTGCTGGTCTTCCTGACGGCGAACGTGAGCGTGCTCGTGCTCAAGAAGGACAAGGTCGAGCACAAGCACTTCTCGGTCCCGCGCATCGTGCCGGTCCTCGCGATCATCGCGTCGATCGTCCTGCTAACCCAGCAGGAAGGGCCGGTCTGGCTGGCCACCGCCGGCTACGTCGTCGTCGGGACGATCCTGTTCTTCATCGCGCGCTACGGCCGACGTCGCGGCGACCGCAAGATCGCCGAGCGGACGGGCTCCATCCCCACCGTCTGA
- a CDS encoding DUF2975 domain-containing protein, which translates to MITLAKVGAGFVFTVIVIVQVWVVPGIADVVVQWVPELAGLRDAGVVLAGILLSCVLAALVCVWRLLTRADRGRLFDDGSMRWVDGLVGCAAAAMIVVVVGCGVVFGAGAGSRAVLLIAGLAMVVGLGVALLLGGLREVLRQAVLLQDQVGGGAQAQETPSR; encoded by the coding sequence ATGATCACACTCGCCAAGGTCGGTGCGGGTTTCGTCTTCACCGTGATCGTCATCGTGCAGGTGTGGGTCGTGCCGGGCATCGCCGACGTCGTCGTGCAATGGGTGCCGGAGCTCGCTGGGCTTCGGGATGCCGGTGTGGTGCTCGCGGGCATTTTGCTGTCCTGCGTGCTGGCCGCCCTCGTCTGCGTCTGGCGGTTGCTCACCCGCGCTGACCGCGGGCGGCTCTTCGACGATGGCTCGATGCGCTGGGTCGACGGGCTGGTCGGGTGCGCGGCTGCGGCGATGATCGTGGTCGTCGTCGGCTGCGGGGTCGTCTTCGGCGCGGGTGCGGGGAGCCGGGCCGTCCTGCTGATCGCCGGCCTCGCGATGGTCGTCGGGCTCGGCGTCGCGCTCCTTCTCGGAGGGCTGCGCGAGGTTCTCAGGCAGGCGGTTCTCTTGCAGGATCAGGTCGGGGGTGGCGCGCAGGCACAGGAGACCCCGTCGCGGTAG